The following nucleotide sequence is from Halococcus saccharolyticus DSM 5350.
TGGCTCACGTCGACGTTCGCTGTCCACGGTGTCACGGCCGGCTCAGCTACGAGCAGATCGGAGCAGGGACGATCTACGCAGCGTGTGGAACCGACTGCACCGACGACAGCGCGGACCGGTTGACCGAGATCGAAACGCTTGCCTGCGATCTCTACGCTCGGTCGTTCCCGTCGGTCGGCGGTCCGACGTTTCCACAAAGCTGGCCACAGACAGCCGCTCCTCGGGATTGAACGGCAGCAATCGTGTGCTGGCCAGCGTCAGCCGTTCGGTGGTCCGCCTTCCGTTCGCACCTCGCCGTCTCGCGGGTCGTACCTCCCCGATCGACCGTTCGGAAATCCTCACTCCGTTCGGATTTCCCCGTTCGCGTGAGCACGAACCCACAACTCACCGATCCGCGAGAGCCGCGTCCGGTGGGACTTGCCGTGAGCGTCCTGTTCGATGTACCCCTTTCCGCCGGGGCCGAGCCGATCGACGTTGTAGATCACCTTCGAGCGGAAGCTGTCGGTGTACTCCTCGGAGAGTTCTCGTGCAAGGGCTTGGGCGAGTTCGGAGACACTCTCGAAGGGGCCGTCCTCGCCGAGTTTGAACAGGATCAGCTCCTCGAACGGTTTGACGTTCGAGAACGAAGCCACCGGAAGTTCGATGATGTGACTGCCGTCGACCGACTTCGCGCCGATGGTGGTGCCGCGCTCGTCGAACTCCGCGAGCAGGTCGCGCGCGCTCTGGAGGCGTTCGTCGACGCGCTCGTCGTCGATCTCGCCGGCGAGATCTGCGAGCAGGTCGATCTGCCGATGAAGTTCCTCGGCGAGTTCGGTTTCGAGGTACTTCTCGGGGATGGTGTAGTAGGTGTGAATCTGCCCGCGGTCCTCGCTGCGCTCGACGCCGATCGAGTGGGCGGCGGTAGCGAAGGCAAAGCTCACCGTTCGCGGCATCGCGCTGATGTTGGCCCAGACCTCCCGATCCGCGTCGAGCTCGGTGTTGATCATCTCGTAGGCCTGCTCGAACGCCGCGTCGTAGTCGTACACGTCGTCGACCACGAACCGCTCGGTCTCCGCGCCGAGCAGGTTCCGGAAGTCCTGTTCTAATTTTGCCGCGAGATTCCGGGAGTACTCGACGTTCGCAGCGCTGCCGACCGCGCCTTCGAGGAGGATCACGTGATCGACATCGAGTTTATCGCGCACCAGCGGCGCGATGAGCCGGTCGTAGTCGAACCCGACCGGCACGATGTGTGTCTGCATACGCCTCCTATCGGCGAACGACGAATAAGCGTTGTCGAGCGGACCGACCAGCCACGTCCTGCGTCAGTACACTCGTGTGCCGTTTTCGACCTCGGATTCGGGCTGAAGGTGGACGACGCCGTCGGCTGCGTCGACGCCAGTCACGAGACACTGACT
It contains:
- a CDS encoding HFX_2341 family transcriptional regulator, with amino-acid sequence MQTHIVPVGFDYDRLIAPLVRDKLDVDHVILLEGAVGSAANVEYSRNLAAKLEQDFRNLLGAETERFVVDDVYDYDAAFEQAYEMINTELDADREVWANISAMPRTVSFAFATAAHSIGVERSEDRGQIHTYYTIPEKYLETELAEELHRQIDLLADLAGEIDDERVDERLQSARDLLAEFDERGTTIGAKSVDGSHIIELPVASFSNVKPFEELILFKLGEDGPFESVSELAQALARELSEEYTDSFRSKVIYNVDRLGPGGKGYIEQDAHGKSHRTRLSRIGELWVRAHANGEIRTE